The following are from one region of the Coffea eugenioides isolate CCC68of chromosome 2, Ceug_1.0, whole genome shotgun sequence genome:
- the LOC113760996 gene encoding cinnamoyl-CoA reductase 1-like: MSGAGKVVGVTGASGYIASWLVKLLLERGYTVKASVRDLNDPKKTEFLMALDGAKERLHLFQANLVEEGSFDALVDGCEGVFHTASPVQYSVSNPQAQLLDPAVKGTLNVLQSCARVSSIKRVVVTSSMAAVVHNGELKDGVIVDESWFSDPLYCEEHKLWYQLSKLLAENAAWRFSKEHGIDMIAINPGVVIGPILQPSPTSSAGVILDLANGIEPFPNAALPWVDVRNVAYAHIFAFEIPSASGRYCVNERFAHCCDLIKILTELFPTLRSPDKCSNSSNPLILPKFKASNEKVKGLGIEFIPLEVCLKDAIKSFKEKNLVSL, from the exons ATGAGCGGAGCAGGGAAGGTGGTGGGCGTGACGGGAGCTTCGGGATACATAGCTTCATGGCTGGTAAAGCTGTTGCTTGAGCGTGGCTATACTGTCAAAGCTTCTGTTCGGGACCTCA ATGATCCCAAAAAGACAGAATTCTTGATGGCACTAGATGGAGCCAAGGAAAGACTTCACTTGTTTCAGGCAAACTTAGTGGAAGAGGGATCCTTTGATGCATTAGTTGATGGATGTGAAGGTGTTTTTCATACTGCATCTCCAGTTCAATATTCAGTGAGCAATCCACAG GCACAGCTATTGGATCCTGCAGTGAAGGGAACATTGAATGTGCTACAGTCTTGTGCAAGAGTTTCATCTATCAAAAGAGTGGTTGTAACATCTTCGATGGCAGCAGTTGTACACAATGGAGAATTAAAGGACGGTGTCATAGTTGATGAAAGTTGGTTTTCAGATCCTTTGTACTGTGAGGAGCACAAG ttATGGTATCAACTATCAAAACTTTTGGCAGAGAATGCTGCTTGGAGATTCTCAAAGGAGCATGGTATTGACATGATTGCAATTAATCCAGGGGTGGTCATTGGTCCCATCTTGCAGCCCTCTCCCACCTCGAGTGCAGGAGTGATCTTGGACCTAGCAAATG GAATTGAACCATTCCCTAATGCAGCTTTACCATGGGTTGATGTTAGAAATGTTGCATATGCACATATTTTTGCCTTCGAAATCCCTTCTGCCAGTGGAAGATATTGTGTAAATGAGAGATTTGCACACTGCTGTGACCTTATCAAGATTCTGACTGAACTTTTCCCCACTCTCCGATCACCAGATAA ATGTTCTAACAGCAGTAATCCTCTAATTCTGCCGAAATTCAAAGCATCAAATGAGAAAGTAAAAGGTTTGGGAATTGAGTTCATTCCTTTGGAGGTGTGCCTCAAGGATGCTATCAAAAGCTTTAAAGAGAAGAATTTAGTTAGCCTTTGA